The genomic region TCAAAACCACAAAATTTTTTTATACAAAATCATCTTTACTCATCTATTAACGAATCTAACGAAAAAGACACATCATTTGAAATAGAGTTATCAAAGATAGAAAGCGAAGTTAGTCCAGTCATAAGAAAGATCATTACATCTACTAGGAAAAAAAATCTGCCAAATCTTTATGAAGATGAAAAGAATAAATGGGATTATTTTTTCTACTATCAAATTAAGCGAGTACCTGAATTTTATTCTAAAATTGTTGACAATTTTGAAAAATATCTTGATTATGCTATCGATACATTTGAACAAACAGAACGACCTCTTGAAGAGTATGAAAAAGAATTAATACAGGATGAGGAGGTAAAAAAAAGATTAAAGAAAAATTCAACTATAGTTGCGCTCGGCCGCAATGAAAAAAAAGTGCTTGATATTCTCAATAAAAGGGGATTAGCAATACTTTACATTCAGAAACAAAATCAGAGTTTTATAATGGGAAGTAATCCAGCAATTAGAATACCGAATCATGGAAAAACTCGCTTAGATGATGATGGAGTTGAGTTATGGCTTCCGATATCATTTGATATAGCAATAAGCCCATCTTTTACCAATCCACCTGAAATACTACAGATTGCTGAAATGGAGGAAATACGACACATAAATGAATTATCTTTTAAACAAAGTTCAATCATCGCTGGGAAATCACCAAAATTAATTCAATCATTAGTGAATTATTTTAAAAACCAAGAAAAGAA from Candidatus Hinthialibacter antarcticus harbors:
- a CDS encoding DUF4238 domain-containing protein, with amino-acid sequence MSNNPKKHHYIPKFILDNFTDKNGYIHFSKTGISKSVEKSKPQNFFIQNHLYSSINESNEKDTSFEIELSKIESEVSPVIRKIITSTRKKNLPNLYEDEKNKWDYFFYYQIKRVPEFYSKIVDNFEKYLDYAIDTFEQTERPLEEYEKELIQDEEVKKRLKKNSTIVALGRNEKKVLDILNKRGLAILYIQKQNQSFIMGSNPAIRIPNHGKTRLDDDGVELWLPISFDIAISPSFTNPPEILQIAEMEEIRHINELSFKQSSIIAGKSPKLIQSLVNYFKNQEKKISNHK